Within Claveliimonas bilis, the genomic segment GTAAGCATTGTCAGCTCATCCAGTTTCTGCTGGTATTCCGTGTTTACAGTATAGAGTTCCTCATTGACGGACTGCAGTTCCTCATTAGAACTTTGCAGCTCTTCATTCGCTGTCAAAAGCTCCTCATTGGCCGCCTGCAATTCTTCATTGACAGTTTCCAGTTCTCCGATCGTAGATTTCAGGTCATTTTGGGATTCGTGAAGTTCCTGTTCCAGATCTGCAATCCGGCGGGCTGACGTCTTATCCACATCGTACTTTTCTGTCACGCCTTCCATTTCTATCTTTTCATCCTTCATAAAAAGGATTGCGATCAGTCCGGTATCTGCCTTATTCTTCCCGTAAATCGGGCTGACAGTCAGATTAATATTCTCCCTTCCATTTACACAGTCTACTGTGATTCCGGTATAAGTAACTGCAATTTTTTCTGATCTGCAGCGATTTAAAGCCGTAGAAGCCACAAGACTTAGGTCTTCATTGATCATGCTGAAAAAATTGAAAGTGGCTTTTCCCGGTGCAATGGACATATAATCCTGATAATTTCCAAAGAAATGGATCACATTATTTGCTTCATTCAAAATGACAGAAGCCGGAAGGAAGTTTTCCATAAAATGAATATACGTATTTTCAAAAGCATATTCTGCTCCCTCCCTGTCTACAGAGCTGGCAATCCGGGGAGAAATCGTATTCACATTAGGGATATTAAAAGACGGAGGCGTAAATTCATCCACCTTTCCTTCTCCTTTATGCAGATAGATTTTCTCCGCCCCGCACACAGGTTTGAACACACTGCTGTATTCGCCTGCCGTCTCGCTCTTTCCAAGGAAAAGATACCCTCCGCTTTTCAGCGCGGAATGAAAAATGGAAAACAGAGACTTCTGCAGTACCGGCTGGAAGTAGATCATTACATTTCTGCAGCTTATCAGATCCAGTTTCCCAAAGGGCGGGTCAGAAAGCATATTGTGCGGTGCAAAAATGATCATCCTTCGGATTTCCTTTGAGATCACATACTGGTCATTTTTCTTTGTAAAATATTTCGCAAGACGTTCCCCTGACACGTCTTCCAATATACTCTCTGTGAAAACTCCTTTTCCAGCCTGTTCGATTGCCTTGGCATCCACATCTGTGGCGAAAATCTTCACATCCCTTTGAATGTTCATCTCTTCCAGCACTTCCCGGAACAAAATAGCAATAGAATAGGCTTCCTCCCCGGTAGAACAACCGGCGCTCCACACCCGGATCGGCTCATTTATATCAGCTCTCTCTACAATATCATATATGACATGATATTTCAGCTTTTCAAAAAAGGCAGCGTCCCGGAAAAAATTTGTAACACCGATCAAAATCTCCTTCGCCAGTATATTGCCTTCCTCCAGGTTTTCGCCCAGCATTTTTACATAATCCGACAGGCTGACCCTGTGGGTAATGACCATTCTTCTTTCAATACGGCGCATAACAGTTGTCCGTTTATAATTAGTAAAATCAATGCCGCTGGCCTTTTTTAAAATCGCATAAATCTGAGAGAATGTCTCCTCATCCGAAAGAAATACCTCATGGTCTTCAAACCGGATCAGATCGGGATAATTAGAAAAATTCAGGATCTCATCCACAATCTCATCCGGTGAAAGAATAAAATCCGCAAGTCCCGTATTTATCACGCTGCGGGGCATTCCGTCAAACTTCGCCGTTCCCGGAGACTGTACGATCACCAGTCCTCCATGCTCTTTCACTGTCTTTATACCGCTTGTCCCGTCTGAACCGGTGCCTGAAAGCACGACTGCAATCGCCTTTCCTCCCTTTTCTTCCGCCAGAGAAGCAAAGAACACATCGATCGGATGATTCAGTGTCCCATGTATATATTCTGTCAACATCAGCTTTCCGTTTTTCAGTGTCAGATTCTTCTTGGGAGGGATCAGATAAACTGTGTTCGGCTCAACTGCCATTTCATTTTCTGCCTGTCTGACGTCCATCTCCGTATATTTCCCCAGAATATCTGCCATCAGGCTTTTATAATCAGGAGAAAGATGCTGGATCACAACAAAGCTCAGACCGCTGTT encodes:
- a CDS encoding chemotaxis protein CheB; the encoded protein is MAKKRSMDTIQKKDAKASFIVGLGASAGGLEALQQFFQQMPANSGLSFVVIQHLSPDYKSLMADILGKYTEMDVRQAENEMAVEPNTVYLIPPKKNLTLKNGKLMLTEYIHGTLNHPIDVFFASLAEEKGGKAIAVVLSGTGSDGTSGIKTVKEHGGLVIVQSPGTAKFDGMPRSVINTGLADFILSPDEIVDEILNFSNYPDLIRFEDHEVFLSDEETFSQIYAILKKASGIDFTNYKRTTVMRRIERRMVITHRVSLSDYVKMLGENLEEGNILAKEILIGVTNFFRDAAFFEKLKYHVIYDIVERADINEPIRVWSAGCSTGEEAYSIAILFREVLEEMNIQRDVKIFATDVDAKAIEQAGKGVFTESILEDVSGERLAKYFTKKNDQYVISKEIRRMIIFAPHNMLSDPPFGKLDLISCRNVMIYFQPVLQKSLFSIFHSALKSGGYLFLGKSETAGEYSSVFKPVCGAEKIYLHKGEGKVDEFTPPSFNIPNVNTISPRIASSVDREGAEYAFENTYIHFMENFLPASVILNEANNVIHFFGNYQDYMSIAPGKATFNFFSMINEDLSLVASTALNRCRSEKIAVTYTGITVDCVNGRENINLTVSPIYGKNKADTGLIAILFMKDEKIEMEGVTEKYDVDKTSARRIADLEQELHESQNDLKSTIGELETVNEELQAANEELLTANEELQSSNEELQSVNEELYTVNTEYQQKLDELTMLTNDLSNFLSSTMIGILFVDSNLNIRKFTEYVGREFQLMDHDVGRSLQIFAHSFPAEDIIKDAGEVLKNLVPIDREVTGMNGRFYTLRIAPYRTTENNIRGLVITIIDSLGAQK